The following is a genomic window from Pseudomonas purpurea.
CATGTTCGAACCCATCAACGCACGGTTGGCGTCATCGTGCTCGAGGAACGGGATCAGCGACGCTGCAACCGAAACTACCTGCTTCGGCGATACGTCCATCAAGGTGACGTCTTCCGGCGCCTTGACGGTGAACTCGTTCAAGTGACGAACAGCTACCAGTTCGTCGATCAGCATTTTCTTGTCGTTCATCGTGGCCGAAGCCTGAGCGATCACGTGATCAGCTTCTTCGATGGCGGACAGGAACACGATCTCGTCGGTGACCAGAGCGTCTTTCACCACACGGTACGGGCTCTCGAGGAAGCCGTACTGGTTGGTGCGCGCATAAGCGGCCAGGGAGTTGATCAGGCCGATGTTCGGACCTTCCGGTGTTTCAATCGGGCATACACGACCGTAGTGAGTCGGGTGTACGTCACGCACTTCAAAGCCAGCACGCTCACGAGTCAAACCGCCAGGGCCGAGTGCAGACACACGACGCTTGTGGGTGATCTCGGACAGCGGGTTGTTCTGGTCCATGAACTGGGACAGCTGGCTGGAACCGAAGAACTCCTTCACCGCCGCAGCCACTGGCTTGGCGTTGATCAGATCTTGCGGCATCAGGCCTTCGCTTTCAGCCATCGACAGACGCTCTTTGACCGCACGCTCAACACGTACCAGGCCAACGCGGAACTGGTTTTCAGCCATTTCGCCTACACAGCGAACACGACGGTTACCCAGGTGGTCGATGTCATCGACGATGCCTTTGCCGTTACGGATGTCGACCAGAGTCTTCAGTACCGCGACGATGTCTTCTTTGCACAACACGCCCGAACCTTCGATCTCGGTACGACCGATACGACGGTTGAACTTCATCCGGCCGACCGCAGACAGGTCATAGCGCTCAGGGCTGAAGAACAGGTTGTTGAACAGGGTTTCAGCTGCGTCTTTGGTTGGCGGCTCGCCTGGACGCATCATGCGATAGATTTCGACCAGCGCTTCCAATTGGTTGCTGGTGGAGTCGATCTTCAGCGTGTCGGAGACGAACGGACCGCAGTCGATATCGTTGGTGTACAGAGTTTCGATGCGAACAACCTGGGACTTGGCGATTTTTGCCAGGATCTCGGTGTTCAGCTCGGTGTTGCACTCTGCCAGGATTTCGCCGGTTGCCGGATGCACGATGACCTTGGCGGTAGTGCGACCCAGGACGTAGTCCAGAGGCACTTGCAGCTCTTTGATCCCGGCTTTTTCCAGCTGGTTGATGTGGCGAGCAGTGATACGGCGACCTTGCTCGACAATAACCTTGCCTTTGTCATCCAGGATATCCAGGACAGCAATTTCACCACGCAGGCGCTGAGGCACCAGTTCCAGGCTGAGGTTTTCACCTTGCACGTGGAAGACGTTGGTGGTGTAGAACGCGTCCAGCACTTCTTCAGTGGTATAGCCCAGCGCGCGCAGCAGTACCGATGCAGGCAGCTTGCGACGACGGTCGATACGCACGAATACGCAGTCTTTCGGGTCGAACTCGAAGTCCAGCCACGAACCGCGGTAAGGAATGATCCGCGCGGAGTACAACAGTTTACCGGAGCTGTGCGTCTTGCCACGGTCGTGGTCGAAGAACACGCCCGGGGAACGGTGCAGCTGGGAAACGATTACACGCTCAGTACCGTTGATTACAAAGGTACCGTTCTCAGTCATCAGGGGGATTTCACCCATGTAGACTTCTTGCTCTTTGATGTCCTTGATCGCTTTGTTCGACGATTCTTTGTCGAAAATGATCAGGCGCACTTTTACCCGCAAAGGTACGGCGTAAGTTACACCGCGCAATACGCATTCTTTGACATCAAATGCCGGTTCGCCCAGGCGATAACCGACGTACTCCAGCGCAGCATTGCCGGAGTAGCTGATGATCGGGAAAACGGATTTGAAGGCCGCATGCAGGCCCACGTCGCGGAACTGATCTTTAGTCGCTCCCGCTTGCAAGAATTCACGATACGAATCCAGCTGGATGGCCAGGAGGTACGGCACATCCATGACGTCCGGCAACTTGCTAAAGTCCTTGCGGATACGTTTTTTCTCAGTATATGAGTAAGCCATCAGCGTTCCCCAGCTTGGTCACCTGCTTGTTTGGCCCCTCCCGACGGGAGCAGCCAGAAAATCGTGCAAACCCCATGGTTTGCTCCACCGCATCGGGTGGTTACAGCTCGCTATCAGCACCGACCCAGTCGGCTGCCAATAACGGAAAAAGGCCGGTGGCAAGAGCCACCAGCCATCAGCCTTTCGCTTAACGCTCGGGCTGGAGACGCAAAGTCGATGCTTACTTCAGCTCGACTTTAGCGCCTGCTTCTTCCAGAGTTGCTTTGGCTTTGTCAGCTGCGTCTTTCGAAACAGCTTCCAGAACCATGGCAGGAGCGCCGTCAACTACAGCCTTGGCTTCTTTCAGGCCCAGACCGGTCAGTTCACGTACTGCCTTGATCACGTTAACTTTCTTCTCGCCAGCTTCGGTCAGCATGACGTTGAATTCAGTTTGTTCTTCAACAACGGCAGCAACAGCAGCAGGACCTGCGGAAGCAGCGGCAGCGGAAACGCCGAACTTCTCTTCCATGGCCTTGATCAGCTCAACGATTTCCAGAACGGATTTTTCGCCGATTGCTTCGATGATTTGGTCGTTAGTCAGAGACATGACTATAAATTCCTGTATTGGGGTGACAGCCTACGCGGCCATCGAAATAAACAATAAACGCTGAAAGGAGTCGCTCAGCCTTAGGCTGCAGCAGCTTCTTTCTGGTCGCGAAGTGCCGCCAGAGTACGAGCCAATTTGCTGGTAGCGCCTTGAATCACGCTCATCAGCTGGGAGATTGCTTCGTCACGGGTCGGCAGGCTTGCCAGTACGTCGATCTGATTAGCTGCGAGGAACTTGCCCTCGAACGCAGCTGCCTTGATCTCGAACTTATCCTGACCCTTTGCGAACTCTTTGAAGATACGGGCAGCAGCGCCCGGATGTTCTTTGGAGAATGCAATCAGGGTCGGGCCTGTGAACACGTCGTTGAGCACGTCATATTGAGTGCCAGCAACGGCGCGCTTGAGCAAGGTGTTACGTACAACACGTACGTAAACGCCAGCTTCACGAGCCTCTTTACGGAGTCCGGTCATAGCGCCAACTGTCACGCCGCGGGCATCAGCCACAACAGCAGACAGGGCAACTTGGGCAGCCTCGTTGACTTCAGCGACGATGGCCTTCTTGTCTTCGAGTTTAATTGCCACGGGTTTAACTCCTGCTTGTTACCGTTTCATCCAGCCGAAGCCGGATGTCGTTTTGGTGTCTGATTCGGTAAGGAACCGGGAGCACCATCTGCGTAGGCTTGAGGTTTAAGACTTGCGTCGCCTACGGTCTTGGATAGCCCCCGCCAGGCAGGGACCCCAATTTTTTCAATTGGCGCGATTGCTCGCGCCAATGTATTGCTTATACGTCCAGCGAGCCTTGGTCGATGACCAGACCTGGGCCCATAGTGGTGCTCAGGGTAACGCGCTTGACGTAGATACCTTTCGAAGAAGCTGGCTTGATACGCTTCAGATCAGCGATCAGGGCTTCAACGTTTTCCTTCAGCTTGACGGCGTCGAAACCGACCTTGCCAACGGAAGTGTGGATGATGCCGTTTTTGTCGGTGCGATAACGAACCTGACCAGCCTTGGCGTTTTTAACCGCGTTAGCTACGTCTGGAGTTACGGTGCCGACTTTAGGGTTAGGCATCAGACCACGTGGACCGAGGATCTGACCCAACTGACCTACAACGCGCATTGCATCCGGGGATGCAATAACTACGTCATAGTTCAGGTCGCCGCCTTTCATTTCGGCAGCCAGGTCGTCCATGCCTACGCGATCAGCGCCGGCAGCCAGAGCAGCCTCAGCTGCTGGGCCTTGGGTGAACACTGCAACGCGAACAGTCTTGCCAGTGCCGTGTGGCAGCACAGTAGCGCTACGAACAACCTGGTCAGATTTACGCGGGTCAACACCCAGGTTTACAGCGACGTCTACCGACTCGCTGAACTTGACAGTCGACAGCTCGGTCAGGAGAGCAGCTGCGTCAACGAAGCTATAGGCCTTGCCTGCTTCGATTTTGCCGGCGATAGCCTTTTGGCGCTTAGTCAGCTTAGCCATTACACACCCTCCACGTTAAGGCCCATGCTACGAGCAGAACCGGCGATAGTACGCACGGCTGCTTCCATATCAGCTGCAGTCAGATCCGCGTTTTTGGTTTTCGCGATTTCTTCCAGCTGAGCACGAGTTACGGTGCCAACCTTAACGGTGTTTGGACGAGCGGAACCGCTAGTCAAACCAGCAGCCTTCTTCAGCAGAACCGAAGCCGGAGTCGACTTGGTTTCAAACGTGAAGCTACGGTCGCTGTAGACAGTGATGATCACTGGAGTCGGCAGACCTGCTTCAAGACCCTGAGTACGGGCGTTGAAAGCCTTGCAGAATTCCATGATATTCACGCCATGCTGACCCAGTGCAGGACCAACAGGTGGGCTTGGGTTAGCCTGAGCGGCCTTCACTTGCAGCTTGATGTAAGCGGTAATCTTCTTGGCCATGAGGCACTCCAATTACGGGTTCAAACGCCTCGAGAGGCTCCCCGGTTACTTGCGCGTTTATCCCAGTGACGACAAAACCCCACAGCCTAGGGCTGCGGGGTTGGGATGCTTGTTCAGTTAGACCTTTTCGACCTGGCTGAACTCTAGCTCTACCGGAGTAGAGCGACCGAAAATGAGCACCGCCACTTGGATCCGGCTCTTTTCGTAGTTAACTTCTTCGACAGTGCCATTAAAATCAGCAAATGGACCATCGGTAACACGAACCACTTCGCCCGGCTCGAACAACGTCTTCGGCTTCGGCTTGTCGCTGCCATCAGCAACACGACGCAGAATTGCTTCTGCCTCTTTATCTGTGATTGGTGCTGGCTTATCAGCGGTACCGCCGATGAAACCCATCACCCGAGGAGTATCCTTGACCAAGTGCCAAGTACCCTCGTTCATATCCATCTGGACCAACACATAGCCAGGGAAGAACTTACGTTCGCTTTTGCGCTTCTGGCCATTACGCATTTCAACCACTTCTTCAGTGGGAACCAGAATTTCGCCGAAGCCATCTTCCATGCCTGCCAGCTTCACGCGCTCTACCAGCGAGCGCATAACATGCTTCTCGTAACCCGAGTAAGCATGCACAACATACCAACGCTTAGCCACGGGACACCCTTAGCCAACAATCAAGGAAACAAGCCAACCGAGCAGGGAATCAAGCCCCCACAACAGCAACGCCATAACCAGAACAACAGCCACCACAATCAGGGTGGTCTGCGTGGTTTCTTGGCGAGTTGGCCACACGACTTTACGAATTTCGGTGCGAGCTTCCTTGACCAGTACAAAGAAAGACTTGCCCTTGGCAGTCTGCAGGCCTACAAAGGCAGCTACAGCAGCAATAGCAAGCAAAGCGAGTACACGGTACAGGATCGGCGAAGCAGAATAATACTGATTGCCAACAACGCCAACAACCACCAAAGCGACTACTACAAGCCACTTGAGCAGATCGAAGCGAGAGCCTTGAGCTTCAGCCTTAGGAGTCATCTATGAAGATCCTGTGAAAAGAAAGCCAGACACACGAAGTGAATCTGGCAGGTCAGGAGGGAATCGAACCCCCAACCTACGGTTTTGGAGACCGTCGCTCTGCCAATTGAGCTACTGACCTAAAACAAAATCAGGCCGACCATTATGCCGGCCCGAAAAAGACATTACAACAACTTACTCGATGACCTTGGCCACGACACCAGCGCCGACAGTACGACCGCCTTCACGGATAGCGAAACGCAGACCGTCCTCCATCGCAATGGTCTTGATCAGAGTGACCGTCATCTGGACGTTATCACCTGGCATTACCATCTCAACACCTTCTGGCAGCTCACAGTTACCAGTCACATCAGTCGTACGGAAGTAGAACTGCGGACGGTAGCCCTTGAAGAATGGAGTATGACGCCCACCCTCTTCCTTGCTCAGAACGTAAACTTCTGCCGTAAACTTGGTGTGCGGCTTAACGGTACCCGGCTTAACCAGGACCTGACCACGCTCAACATCATCACGCTTGGTGCCACGCAGCAGTACGCCACAGTTCTCACCAGCACGACCTTCGTCAAGCAGCTTACGGAACATCTCAACACCAGTACAGGTAGTTTTGACCGTGTCACGAAGACCAACAATCTCAACTTCTTCCTGAATGCGAACGATGCCACGCTCAACACGACCAGTCACAACCGTACCACGACCAGAGATCGAGAATACGTCTTCAATCGGCATCAGGAACGGCTTATCAATAGCGCGCTCAGGTTGCGGGATGTAGCTATCCAGAGTCTCAACCAACTTCTTGACGGCAGTAGTACCCATCTCGTTGTCGTCTTGACCGTTCAGAGCCATAAGCGCCGAACCAATGATGATCGGAGTGTCATCACCTGGGAAATCGTAAGTGCTCAGCAGATCACGCACTTCCATCTCTACCAGCTCCAGCAACTCAGCATCGTCAACCATGTCAGCCTTGTTCAGGAAGACAACGATATACGGAACGCCAACCTGACGGGACAGCAGGATGTGCTCACGAGTTTGCGGCATCGGACCATCAGCGGCCGAGCAAACCAGGATAGCACCGTCCATCTGAGCAGCACCGGTGATCATGTTTTTTACGTAGTCGGCGTGACCCGGGCAGTCAACGTGCGCATAGTGACGCACAGCCGAATCGTACTCAACGTGAGCAGTATTAATGGTGATGCCACGAGCTTTTTCTTCTGGGGCGCTATCGATCTTGTCGAAGTCAACCTTTGCCGAACCGAAAACCTCGGAGCAGACGCGAGTCAGAGCTGCAGTCAGAGTAGTTTTACCATGGTCAACGTGACCGATAGTACCTACGTTGACGTGCGGCTTATTACGTTCGAACTTTTCCTTAGCCATCGAAATCACCCTAGCAGAAGAATTAGCGAGTCACACAAGCCATTAAAACAAAGGCAGATATTTTCATATCTGCCTTGTTATATGGAGCTCTTGAGCGGATTTGAACCGCTGACCTCACCCTTACCAAGGGTGTGCTCTACCAACTGAGCTACAAGAGCGAAACACTTTGCACGACCTGCAAACTTGGAGCGGGTAGCGGGAATCGAACCCGCATCATCAGCTTGGAAGGCTGAGGTTCTACCACTAAACTATACCCGCAGAGCTTGCAGCTCACGCTTAAATATGGTGGAGGGGGAAGGATTCGAACCTTCGAAGTCGTAGACGTCAGATTTACAGTCTGATCCCTTTGGCCGCTCGGGAACCCCTCCTAAGCGAGCCGGCATTCTACATCATGCCAGCCTTCTGTCAAGCGCTTTTCTCATTAAAAACCTGAGCTTAGCTGCATTGACACCGCTTCGTACTTTCCGTCTCAAGAGACGTTCACTGCGAAGCGGGCGCCATTCTATGCAACCTATTCGACAGTTGCAACCCCCTCGCACGGCATTATTTTATGTTTTAACTCATTGAATTCATTAGCAAGGTCCTGAATGAAGGATTCCTCCACCAGATGCTGGCTTTCTGGCGCGACACGCAACCAGTAACCCGAAGAACCAGGGGGAGCCATCGACAGTCGCTGAACCTTGATACTCAGGCCGCTCATCCTTTGCTCAAGTCGCTGGAGCATCTCTTGACGAGCGAAACCACCCATATAGATGCAATGACTTTCAACCGCCGCAGACTTACCCTTGTCTCTTGCCATGGCAGCATCCCCAGTCTCGCTCAGCAAGCGTATGTCCTGCTGCGAACCTCGGTACAAACTCAACGGCGTGACATCCTTCGCACGAAGAGGAGCCTCCTGCTGATGCCAGACATAATAGAAACCATTGAGAACCAGCAACAGCAAAAACAGCCAACGCATAGAAACCTCAGGACAATGGGCAAGCCATGCCCAATCCTACAAATACAAGATCCGGAACCACCAGCGCCTCCGGCACCATGCCCGCAACAAGAACTGCATCACCACCCGTGAGGAATACTGCGAACTCGCTCCCCCAGTAACTACGGGCAAGCTCCATCTGAGCAAGGACAAAGCCCCTCAGCATGTGCACGCACCCGCGCTCCACAGCCTCTACTGTTGTTCGACCCGGCTCGAGATTCTCCAGCGCCCTTGCGGCTGAAAGGTCGTCATAACGGATTCGCCGAGTATGCGTGCGCAACTGATTTCGCATCAATGGCATCCCTGGGCAAATGAATCCTCCCAGGTGCTCACCATCTGCCGCAATAAAATCCGCCGTTAGCGCCGTGCCAAAGTCGAGCACCAGGCACGCTCCAGCGGCGAGATGAAAGCCACCAAGCATTGCAAGCCAGCGATCAAGCCCTAGCCGCTCGTAATCATCATAACCATTGCGAACGCCAGACATCTCACGAGCGGGCACAGCACAAGAAACAGTGACCGCAAATGCATCCTCCAACAAGGAAACAAGCGCACCGGTCTCCTCACTCGTCCGCACACTGACAAGACGACAATGTCGAAGAGCAAGGCCATCACAGCTGCCCAGGCTTTCCAGGAGGGCACGATCCGAGTCAACCACCCCTTCCGCAAACAAGCTCGCAGCATCCGCATGCAGCACTCGCCACTTAATGAAGCTATTTCCGCAGTCGAGCTCAAGAATCATCACGCAACCTCAGACTTAGCTCTCCGCCACTAAAGACCTTTTCCACACCACCGACACTCAAACGCAAAGCGCCTTGCCCATTGATCCCCATAACCACACCGTCAACCTGGTTAACGCCGGCAACCAGTGAAACCGAGCACCCTTGCCACAGATGCCCGTTTTCCCACTCACCCTGAAGCGCTACAAACCCTTCAGACCGGTGACGACTCAAATGCTCCTGAAGCACATCATTCAGAAGCGCTACAACGTGATTACGATCAAACGCGCGACCCGCCTCAAGCCGCATAGAAGACCATTGCTGATCGACCTCATCCGCGACCTGCATATTCACATTGATCCCAACGCCCAAAACCACATGACACACGTCAGCCGGATCACCAACCAACTCTAATAATATGCCCGCGATTTTTTTCCGACCAACCAGGACATCATTGGGCCACTTCAAGCCCGCGCCTGTAACACCCAGTTCACGCAGTGTTCGCATAACCGCAAGACCGACAACAAGGCTAAGCCCCTCCAGCTGGCGCATACCGCCATCCATACGCAGAACAAGACTGTAGTAAATGTTCTCCGCAATTGGACTTACCCACTTGCGACCACGCCGCCCGCGACCAGAAACTTGTCGCTCAGCAAGCACTACAAACGGCGCAGCCACGCCTCTCTCAATAGAGCGCAGAGCCTCGGCATTGGTGGAGTCAATAGAGTCAAAGACGAATACTGGCCAGGCACAAGCAGCCGAATACCGAGATATCTCGACAGGGTCGAGCAGCGCAACCGGTGTGGCAAGCTGATAACCACGACCACGCACCTTGTGAATTGAAAGACCCAACTCAGCCTCAAGATGCTGGAGTTGCTTCCACACAGCACTACGACTGATGCCCAAGGCAGCACCCAGCACTTGGCCCGAATGGAAACGGCCATCCCCCAGGAGTTTTAACAACGTCAGCATGCGTGCCTCGCCTCAGAATGAGGCCCGCATGATAGCTATGCCATGGGCTGTTGCATAGAAACCCAACGGAGCAACTTTATCGCAGGCAAAACAAAACCCCTACCTGCATACGCAGATAGGGGTTTCGGAATTTAATCTTGACGATGACCTACTCTCACATGGGGAAACCCCACACTACCATCGGCGATGCATCGTTTCACTGCTGAGTTCGGGATGGGATCAGGTGGTTCCAATGCTCTATGGTCGTCAAGAAATTCGGTAGCCAGCTCGTGTGCCTTTCGGTTCACGCTCCAGCGAATGGGGATGTGATAGATCTCGGTGCTTTGTGAATCGCAAACTTTCGGTTCGTTTCGTCTTCACACACCGCAATCTGGCGCTCTCTCGAGTCACTAAATTGCTTGGGTGTTATATGGTCAAGCCTCACGGGCAATTAGTATTGGTTAGCTCAACGCCTCACAGCGCTTACACACCCAACCTATCAACGTCGTAGTCTTCGACGGCCCTTCAGGGAACTCAAGGTTCCAGTGAGATCTCATCTTGAGGCTAGTTTCCCGCTTAGATGCTTTCAGCGGTTATCTATTCCGAACATAGCTACCCGGCAATGCCACTGGCGTGACAACCGGAACACCAGAGGTTCGTCCACTCCGGTCCTCTCGTACTAGGAGCAGCCCCTCTCAAATCTCAAACGTCCACGGCAGATAGGGACCGAACTGTCTCACGACGTTCTAAACCCAGCTCGCGTACCACTTTAAATGGCGAACAGCCATACCCTTGGGACC
Proteins encoded in this region:
- a CDS encoding pantothenate kinase, translating into MILELDCGNSFIKWRVLHADAASLFAEGVVDSDRALLESLGSCDGLALRHCRLVSVRTSEETGALVSLLEDAFAVTVSCAVPAREMSGVRNGYDDYERLGLDRWLAMLGGFHLAAGACLVLDFGTALTADFIAADGEHLGGFICPGMPLMRNQLRTHTRRIRYDDLSAARALENLEPGRTTVEAVERGCVHMLRGFVLAQMELARSYWGSEFAVFLTGGDAVLVAGMVPEALVVPDLVFVGLGMACPLS
- the rpoB gene encoding DNA-directed RNA polymerase subunit beta; amino-acid sequence: MAYSYTEKKRIRKDFSKLPDVMDVPYLLAIQLDSYREFLQAGATKDQFRDVGLHAAFKSVFPIISYSGNAALEYVGYRLGEPAFDVKECVLRGVTYAVPLRVKVRLIIFDKESSNKAIKDIKEQEVYMGEIPLMTENGTFVINGTERVIVSQLHRSPGVFFDHDRGKTHSSGKLLYSARIIPYRGSWLDFEFDPKDCVFVRIDRRRKLPASVLLRALGYTTEEVLDAFYTTNVFHVQGENLSLELVPQRLRGEIAVLDILDDKGKVIVEQGRRITARHINQLEKAGIKELQVPLDYVLGRTTAKVIVHPATGEILAECNTELNTEILAKIAKSQVVRIETLYTNDIDCGPFVSDTLKIDSTSNQLEALVEIYRMMRPGEPPTKDAAETLFNNLFFSPERYDLSAVGRMKFNRRIGRTEIEGSGVLCKEDIVAVLKTLVDIRNGKGIVDDIDHLGNRRVRCVGEMAENQFRVGLVRVERAVKERLSMAESEGLMPQDLINAKPVAAAVKEFFGSSQLSQFMDQNNPLSEITHKRRVSALGPGGLTRERAGFEVRDVHPTHYGRVCPIETPEGPNIGLINSLAAYARTNQYGFLESPYRVVKDALVTDEIVFLSAIEEADHVIAQASATMNDKKMLIDELVAVRHLNEFTVKAPEDVTLMDVSPKQVVSVAASLIPFLEHDDANRALMGSNMQRQAVPTLRADKPLVGTGMERNVARDSGVCVVARRGGVIDSVDASRIVVRVADDEVETGEAGVDIYNLTKYTRSNQNTCINQRPLVRKGDRVQRSDIMADGPSTDMGELALGQNMRIAFMAWNGYNFEDSICLSERVVQEDRFTTIHIQELTCVARDTKLGPEEITADIPNVGEAALNKLDEAGIVYVGAEVGAGDILVGKVTPKGETQLTPEEKLLRAIFGEKASDVKDTSLRVPTGTKGTVIDVQVFTRDGVERDARALSIEKTQLDEIRKDLNEEFRIVEGATFERLRSALVGHKAEGGAGLKKGQEITDEVLDGLEHGQWFKLRMAEDALNEQLEKAQAYIVDRRRLLDDKFEDKKRKLQQGDDLAPGVLKIVKVYLAIRRRIQPGDKMAGRHGNKGVVSVIMPVEDMPHDANGTPVDVVLNPLGVPSRMNVGQILETHLGLAAKGLGEKINRMIEEQRKVAELRKFLHEIYNEIGGRQESLDDFSDQEILDLAKNLRGGVPMATPVFDGAKESEIKAMLKLADLPESGQMQLTDGRTGNKFERPVTVGYMYMLKLNHLVDDKMHARSTGSYSLVTQQPLGGKAQFGGQRFGEMEVWALEAYGAAYTLQEMLTVKSDDVNGRTKMYKNIVDGDHRMEPGMPESFNVLIKEIRSLGIDIDLETE
- the nusG gene encoding transcription termination/antitermination protein NusG, which translates into the protein MAKRWYVVHAYSGYEKHVMRSLVERVKLAGMEDGFGEILVPTEEVVEMRNGQKRKSERKFFPGYVLVQMDMNEGTWHLVKDTPRVMGFIGGTADKPAPITDKEAEAILRRVADGSDKPKPKTLFEPGEVVRVTDGPFADFNGTVEEVNYEKSRIQVAVLIFGRSTPVELEFSQVEKV
- the rplA gene encoding 50S ribosomal protein L1, giving the protein MAKLTKRQKAIAGKIEAGKAYSFVDAAALLTELSTVKFSESVDVAVNLGVDPRKSDQVVRSATVLPHGTGKTVRVAVFTQGPAAEAALAAGADRVGMDDLAAEMKGGDLNYDVVIASPDAMRVVGQLGQILGPRGLMPNPKVGTVTPDVANAVKNAKAGQVRYRTDKNGIIHTSVGKVGFDAVKLKENVEALIADLKRIKPASSKGIYVKRVTLSTTMGPGLVIDQGSLDV
- the birA gene encoding bifunctional biotin--[acetyl-CoA-carboxylase] ligase/biotin operon repressor BirA, which translates into the protein MLTLLKLLGDGRFHSGQVLGAALGISRSAVWKQLQHLEAELGLSIHKVRGRGYQLATPVALLDPVEISRYSAACAWPVFVFDSIDSTNAEALRSIERGVAAPFVVLAERQVSGRGRRGRKWVSPIAENIYYSLVLRMDGGMRQLEGLSLVVGLAVMRTLRELGVTGAGLKWPNDVLVGRKKIAGILLELVGDPADVCHVVLGVGINVNMQVADEVDQQWSSMRLEAGRAFDRNHVVALLNDVLQEHLSRHRSEGFVALQGEWENGHLWQGCSVSLVAGVNQVDGVVMGINGQGALRLSVGGVEKVFSGGELSLRLRDDS
- the rplJ gene encoding 50S ribosomal protein L10, yielding MAIKLEDKKAIVAEVNEAAQVALSAVVADARGVTVGAMTGLRKEAREAGVYVRVVRNTLLKRAVAGTQYDVLNDVFTGPTLIAFSKEHPGAAARIFKEFAKGQDKFEIKAAAFEGKFLAANQIDVLASLPTRDEAISQLMSVIQGATSKLARTLAALRDQKEAAAA
- the rplK gene encoding 50S ribosomal protein L11 gives rise to the protein MAKKITAYIKLQVKAAQANPSPPVGPALGQHGVNIMEFCKAFNARTQGLEAGLPTPVIITVYSDRSFTFETKSTPASVLLKKAAGLTSGSARPNTVKVGTVTRAQLEEIAKTKNADLTAADMEAAVRTIAGSARSMGLNVEGV
- the rplL gene encoding 50S ribosomal protein L7/L12; its protein translation is MSLTNDQIIEAIGEKSVLEIVELIKAMEEKFGVSAAAASAGPAAVAAVVEEQTEFNVMLTEAGEKKVNVIKAVRELTGLGLKEAKAVVDGAPAMVLEAVSKDAADKAKATLEEAGAKVELK
- the tuf gene encoding elongation factor Tu is translated as MAKEKFERNKPHVNVGTIGHVDHGKTTLTAALTRVCSEVFGSAKVDFDKIDSAPEEKARGITINTAHVEYDSAVRHYAHVDCPGHADYVKNMITGAAQMDGAILVCSAADGPMPQTREHILLSRQVGVPYIVVFLNKADMVDDAELLELVEMEVRDLLSTYDFPGDDTPIIIGSALMALNGQDDNEMGTTAVKKLVETLDSYIPQPERAIDKPFLMPIEDVFSISGRGTVVTGRVERGIVRIQEEVEIVGLRDTVKTTCTGVEMFRKLLDEGRAGENCGVLLRGTKRDDVERGQVLVKPGTVKPHTKFTAEVYVLSKEEGGRHTPFFKGYRPQFYFRTTDVTGNCELPEGVEMVMPGDNVQMTVTLIKTIAMEDGLRFAIREGGRTVGAGVVAKVIE
- the secE gene encoding preprotein translocase subunit SecE, with amino-acid sequence MTPKAEAQGSRFDLLKWLVVVALVVVGVVGNQYYSASPILYRVLALLAIAAVAAFVGLQTAKGKSFFVLVKEARTEIRKVVWPTRQETTQTTLIVVAVVLVMALLLWGLDSLLGWLVSLIVG